Proteins co-encoded in one Coregonus clupeaformis isolate EN_2021a chromosome 5, ASM2061545v1, whole genome shotgun sequence genomic window:
- the LOC121566889 gene encoding phenylalanine--tRNA ligase beta subunit encodes MPTVSVKRDLLFHALGRTYTDEEFDELCFEFGLELDEITSEKDIISREQGDTKAEGASDVILYKIDVPANRYDLLCLEGLVRGLQVFKQKMEAPRYRRVSPARGEPQRLVITEETAAVRPHAVAAVLRNITFTLERYDSFIELQEKLHQNVCRKRTLVAIGTHDLDTISGPFTYTAKPPGDIRFKPLNQAKEYTAQELMSLYKTDSHLRHYLHIIEDKPVYPVIYDSNGIVLSMPPIINGDHSKITLNTKNVFIECTATDLTKAKIVLDMMVTMFCEYCEEPFTVEEAEVVYPDGRTCRYPELAYRKETLSADFINRKVGISESTEHIAQLLTKMCLRSEVMSDGEQIEVEIPPTRSDVIHACDIMEDAAMAYGFNNIPRTTPRTYTVANQLPLNKLSELLRQDLAAAGFTEALTFALCSQEDIADKLLKNISETRACHISNPKTAEFQVARTTLLSGLLKTVAANRKMPLPLRLFEISDVVLKDGTKDVGARNNRRLCAVYYNKSPGFEVIHGLMDRVMQLLEVKPGQGDGYHIQAADDSTFFPGRCAEIFACGKSIGRLGVLHPDVINRFELTMPCSALDIDIEPFL; translated from the exons ATGCCGACTGTCAGTGTCAAAAGGGATCTTCTGTTCCATGCCTTGGGCAGAACATACA CTGATGAAGAATTTGATGAGTTGTGTTTTGAATTTGGGCTGGAGCTCGATGAGATT ACCTCAGAGAAGGACATCATCAGTCGTGAACAGGGGGACACCAAGGCAGAGGGGGCGTCTGATGTGATTCTGTATAAGATCGATGTTCCAGCTAACCGCTATGACCTGCTGTGTCTGGAAGGACTGGTCAGGGGCCTGCAGGTCTTCAAGCAAAA GATGGAAGCCCCTCGCTACAGGCGTGTGAGTCCAGCCAGAGGAGAGCCTCAGAGGCTGGTCATCACAGAGGAG ACGGCTGCTGTGCGACCCCACGCTGTGGCTGCAGTCCTGAGGAACATCACCTTCACACTGGAACGCTATGACAGCTTCATTGAATTACAGGAGAAACTCCATCAGAACGTCTGTAG GAAAAGGACTCTGGTTGCCATCGGCACCCATGACCTGGACACCATTTCAGGCCCCTTCACCTACACAGCCAAGCCACCTGGTGACATCCGCTTCAAACCTCTCAACCAGGCAAAGGAGTACACCGCACAGGAACTCATGAGCCTCTACAAG ACAGACAGCCACTTGCGACACTATCTGCACATCATTGAAGACAAGCCTGTATATCCTGTCATCTATGACAGCAACGGCATTGTCCTGTCTATGCCGCCAATCATCAATG GGGACCATTCCAAAATCACCTTGAATACAAAGAATGTTTTTATCGAGTGCACAGCCACTGATCTTACCAAGGCAAAAATCGTGTTGGACATGATGGTGACGATGTTCTGCGAGTATTGTGAGGAGCCTTTCAC GGTAGAGGAGGCTGAGGTGGTGTACCCAGACGGCAGGACCTGTCGGTACCCG GAGCTAGCTTACAGGAAGGAGACTCTGTCAGCAGACTTCATCAACCGCAAAGTTGGCATCAG TGAGTCGACTGAGCACATCGCCCAGCTGTTGACCAAGATGTGCTTGCGCTCAGAGGTCATGAGCGACGGCGAACAGATCGAGGTGGAGATCCCGCCCACGCGCTCTGACGTCATCCACGCCTGTGACATCATGGAGGACGCCGCCATGGCGTACGGTTTCAACAATATTCCCCGCACCACGCCACGCACCTATACCGTAGCCAATCAG CTCCCACTGAATAAGCTGTCAGAGCTGCTGAGACAGGACCTGGCTGCTGCTGGATTCACGGAGGCCCTCACCTTCGCCCTG TGTTCTCAGGAGGACATAGCTGACAAGCTGTTGAAGAACATCTCAGAGACCAGAGCATGTCACATCTCCAACCCCAAGACAGCTGAGTTCCAG GTGGCGCGCACCACCCTGCTCTCCGGGCTGCTGAAGACTGTGGCTGCCAACAGGAAGATGCCTCTGCCCCTCAGGCTGTTTGAGATTTCAGACGTGGTGCTCAAGGATGGAACcaaag ACGTGGGGGCCAGGAACAACCGTCGTCTGTGTGCCGTCTACTACAACAAGAGTCCTGGGTTCGAGGTGATCCACGGCCTAATGGACCGGGTCATGCAGCTGCTGGAGGTCAAACCAGGCCAGGGCGATGGCTACCACATCCAGGCTGCCGATG ATTCCACCTTCTTCCCTGGTCGCTGTGCTGAGATCTTTGCCTGCGGGAAGAGCATAGGACGCCTCGGGGTCCTTCACCCTGATGTCATCAACCGCTTTGAGCTCACCATGCCATGCTCCGCCCTGGACATCGACATCGAGCCCTTCCTGTGA